A genome region from Fervidobacterium changbaicum includes the following:
- a CDS encoding UDP-N-acetylglucosamine--N-acetylmuramyl-(pentapeptide) pyrophosphoryl-undecaprenol N-acetylglucosamine transferase, protein MENTSASKSKVLKIAVAGGVTGGHLYPNLAVLEEFQRRRNIEVLYFCVQGKIEERVLPKFHPEFKRYSVKVKGLRRPIFHPENLVRFSRLLINSVNIKRALEEFAPDFVYVSGGYVSYPVALAGRKLGIPVYVQEQNTIPGKANITISKFAKKIFVAFEECVTRFPDEVRKKIKVTGNPVWTREGRVELPRPTVLVIGGSGGSEFLNKITLEVSWLLPDVHFILSTGGKKVEGEVPANVEIVDYIENMYAYWRSVDLAITRAGATTISELIYFNVPAVVVPWEGATESHQVTNAKIIERHGLGVMMREIEYEPEKLADMIRTLMKKGRNFNERENPAKIIVDEIESNMSL, encoded by the coding sequence ATGGAAAATACGTCTGCATCAAAAAGTAAAGTACTGAAAATCGCAGTAGCTGGTGGTGTTACCGGAGGTCATCTCTATCCGAACCTCGCTGTCTTGGAAGAATTCCAACGCAGAAGGAATATCGAAGTTCTGTATTTCTGCGTTCAGGGGAAGATAGAAGAACGGGTGCTTCCAAAATTTCACCCAGAGTTCAAAAGGTACAGTGTAAAAGTAAAAGGATTGAGAAGGCCTATATTCCATCCAGAAAACTTGGTAAGGTTTTCGAGATTGTTGATTAACTCGGTTAATATAAAAAGGGCTCTTGAGGAATTCGCCCCAGATTTTGTCTATGTATCTGGCGGATATGTAAGTTACCCAGTTGCTCTGGCTGGAAGAAAACTCGGTATTCCTGTTTACGTTCAAGAACAAAACACAATTCCAGGGAAGGCCAATATAACTATCTCAAAATTTGCCAAAAAGATCTTCGTTGCATTTGAGGAGTGTGTAACGAGATTTCCTGATGAGGTGAGGAAAAAGATAAAGGTTACCGGCAATCCCGTATGGACAAGGGAAGGGAGGGTTGAATTACCACGTCCAACAGTTCTTGTCATCGGTGGTAGTGGTGGTAGCGAGTTTCTCAACAAGATTACCTTGGAAGTTTCATGGTTGTTACCAGATGTGCACTTTATACTTTCAACTGGTGGGAAGAAGGTAGAAGGTGAAGTTCCAGCTAACGTTGAGATAGTGGATTACATAGAGAATATGTATGCCTACTGGCGCAGTGTGGACCTTGCGATTACCAGAGCTGGTGCAACGACTATATCAGAGCTCATTTATTTCAACGTCCCTGCAGTGGTGGTACCTTGGGAAGGTGCAACTGAATCGCACCAAGTTACAAACGCTAAGATTATCGAAAGACATGGGTTGGGAGTTATGATGAGAGAAATCGAATACGAACCAGAAAAACTGGCTGATATGATAAGAACATTGATGAAGAAAGGTAGGAATTTCAACGAGCGGGAAAACCCCGCAAAGATAATAGTAGATGAGATAGAAAGTAACATGTCCCTGTAA
- the hemW gene encoding radical SAM family heme chaperone HemW — MHFKKVQDGLGVYIHIPFCKSRCVYCDFVSYLDKNYDEYTDYLLREIDMYKEYLGQGVATLYVGGGTPSIFPVQNLARIVKSLIVYSKNNSFEEFTIEVNPDSFDVNLAVEYKALGVNRLSMGLQSTDDTVLKKSGRLYDFETFLRKYDIARRYFDNVNVDFIVGLPGETWGTIQENVRFVSEFVPDHVSVYMLEVHSENGAGILKKPDEQAFQRYDEFLNSLKALGYERYEISNFTINGKYCLHNLKYWFNVDYIGLGVAAGGHIGFLRYNNFERLNDYFLAISEGRLPRSYEVFNSPEREALETLFMSLRTKWGSDIEYLKRKTGVEFTDVLEVLKRKFDFFDGQKLTEKGMDFSNLFFVTLLSVWEEYFK; from the coding sequence ATGCATTTTAAGAAAGTTCAAGATGGTTTAGGTGTCTATATCCATATTCCATTTTGCAAAAGTCGCTGTGTATACTGTGATTTCGTTAGTTATCTGGATAAGAACTATGATGAATACACCGATTACCTGTTGAGAGAGATAGATATGTATAAAGAATACCTCGGTCAAGGTGTTGCGACTTTATACGTAGGTGGTGGTACTCCGAGTATCTTTCCGGTCCAGAACCTTGCAAGGATCGTCAAATCACTAATCGTTTATTCTAAAAACAATTCCTTTGAAGAGTTTACAATTGAAGTAAATCCCGATTCATTTGATGTAAACTTAGCAGTAGAGTATAAAGCGCTTGGCGTGAACAGATTGAGCATGGGATTGCAGAGCACGGATGATACGGTGCTTAAAAAATCAGGAAGACTGTACGATTTTGAGACTTTTTTAAGAAAGTACGACATAGCTCGAAGGTACTTTGACAATGTAAATGTGGATTTTATCGTTGGATTACCTGGAGAAACGTGGGGAACGATACAGGAAAATGTTCGTTTTGTCAGCGAGTTTGTACCTGACCACGTTTCGGTTTATATGTTGGAGGTCCATTCCGAGAATGGTGCTGGGATACTTAAAAAGCCAGATGAACAGGCATTTCAGAGGTATGACGAGTTCTTAAATTCACTGAAAGCTCTTGGATACGAACGATACGAGATTTCTAATTTCACTATCAACGGAAAATATTGCCTCCACAATTTAAAATACTGGTTCAATGTAGATTACATAGGTCTTGGCGTTGCGGCAGGTGGTCACATTGGTTTTCTGAGGTATAATAACTTCGAGCGGTTAAACGATTATTTTTTAGCTATTTCCGAGGGTCGACTACCGAGGTCCTACGAAGTATTCAATTCACCCGAGAGAGAGGCATTGGAAACGTTGTTTATGTCACTAAGAACGAAATGGGGTTCTGACATAGAGTATTTGAAACGTAAGACAGGTGTGGAATTTACAGATGTGTTGGAAGTCCTTAAGAGAAAATTTGATTTCTTCGATGGTCAAAAGCTTACCGAAAAAGGTATGGATTTTAGCAATCTTTTCTTTGTGACACTTCTTAGCGTGTGGGAGGAGTATTTCAAGTGA
- a CDS encoding FtsW/RodA/SpoVE family cell cycle protein encodes MRTELKVTIVTYLILFVVGAIAMYSLDIAKEQVFNTSSNFFVKHLVTMGVSLFLMLLVKNIPFSFYERNDKWLYLAGIILLVAVFAFPPINGAHRWLHIGGFTVQPSEFAKIILILYLSIYVKKHKGKMSEFWTGMVVPMLYAIIYVGLIVLEPNLSTAMFTFLIAVVTLYYGGTKLRYFVIAVVLVIALVIIGSITGLLHSYQLGRLRYFFSGEIAPQVDIALKTLKNSGPTGVGIGNSWLKVYVPEAESDFVLAVIGEDFGFFGILLVCITYLFLSYSLMRLGSYIEDIAVRVFTWSYATVILFHVTINLGVFAGFFPVTGIPLPFISTGGSSMMALLIGFGIILSGLLNTGEGKENQNSARSSIEGESL; translated from the coding sequence GTGAGGACAGAACTCAAAGTTACGATAGTTACCTATCTGATATTGTTCGTGGTTGGAGCAATTGCGATGTACAGTTTAGACATAGCAAAAGAGCAAGTTTTTAACACTTCAAGCAATTTTTTCGTGAAACATTTGGTTACAATGGGTGTTAGCTTGTTCCTCATGCTCCTTGTGAAGAATATACCATTTAGTTTTTACGAAAGGAACGATAAATGGCTTTATCTGGCGGGTATAATCTTGCTGGTTGCAGTCTTTGCATTTCCACCCATAAATGGTGCGCACAGGTGGTTACACATTGGCGGATTCACAGTTCAGCCCTCTGAGTTTGCTAAGATAATCCTCATATTGTACTTGTCAATTTACGTTAAGAAGCATAAAGGGAAGATGTCAGAGTTTTGGACAGGAATGGTTGTACCTATGCTATACGCAATAATATATGTAGGTTTGATTGTTCTTGAGCCGAATTTGAGTACCGCGATGTTCACGTTTTTGATAGCCGTAGTGACTTTATACTACGGAGGCACGAAGCTGAGGTATTTTGTTATCGCTGTTGTGCTAGTAATAGCGCTTGTCATAATAGGTTCTATAACGGGGTTGCTTCACTCTTATCAACTTGGCAGACTGCGTTATTTCTTCAGCGGGGAAATCGCACCGCAAGTTGATATAGCACTGAAAACTCTGAAAAACTCTGGCCCAACCGGTGTTGGAATTGGGAACAGCTGGTTGAAAGTGTACGTCCCTGAAGCGGAAAGTGATTTTGTACTGGCTGTTATTGGTGAAGATTTTGGATTTTTCGGAATACTTCTTGTTTGCATCACCTACTTGTTCCTGAGCTACTCACTTATGAGGTTAGGTAGTTACATCGAAGACATTGCAGTTCGTGTCTTTACTTGGTCTTATGCAACTGTTATACTTTTCCATGTGACAATAAACTTAGGCGTTTTCGCAGGATTCTTCCCTGTAACAGGAATTCCACTGCCGTTTATAAGCACTGGCGGAAGTTCAATGATGGCACTCTTAATTGGCTTTGGTATTATACTCTCGGGCTTGCTCAACACAGGGGAAGGTAAAGAGAATCAAAATAGTGCAAGGTCATCAATAGAAGGAGAGAGTTTGTGA
- the murC gene encoding UDP-N-acetylmuramate--L-alanine ligase: MGFEESKREKKEKIHFIGVGGIGMSAQAMHEHFCGKEVSGSDPYSSERTQYLRTLGIRVYDRHEEGNVNGVDEVVMTPAVSKDNPEYIAAVRNNVKITMRIDHFRRILEPFKGFAVTGTDGKSTTTSMLANSLINLGADPYVFLGALHNKLEHGNYRKGSEKTKIAVYELDESQPGFEQFRPEYLIITNIREDHLENYRDLEHYYSSFETLIKNSKFVVTFADEGKYKGHATFGIYSGDFKMVERKQEGFRQVVTIITPWGEKKLFLPVPGYHNALNALAVVTLLASTGYNIDDVLSSFHDFALPGRRFNVSYEDPNRRITVVDDYAHTAEEVEVLLKTAKEVYPDRKVVVIFQPHRYTRLKREADRFSKVLQLADEIYVTEVYGAFESKNGASARKIVEAIPRAVFIEQLDELKKMTFEDGAVYMFVGAGDIYNVSQEIIKNLSVQ, from the coding sequence ATGGGTTTTGAGGAAAGTAAAAGAGAGAAAAAAGAAAAGATACACTTTATCGGTGTTGGCGGCATTGGGATGAGTGCACAAGCGATGCACGAACATTTCTGTGGAAAAGAAGTCTCAGGAAGCGACCCGTATAGCTCGGAAAGAACACAGTATTTGAGAACCTTGGGTATTAGAGTGTACGATAGACACGAAGAAGGTAACGTAAACGGTGTTGATGAAGTTGTGATGACGCCAGCAGTTTCCAAGGATAATCCTGAATACATTGCCGCAGTTAGAAATAACGTGAAGATAACGATGCGTATAGACCACTTCAGAAGGATCTTAGAACCGTTCAAGGGTTTTGCAGTGACTGGAACAGATGGGAAATCGACAACCACATCGATGCTCGCAAACAGTTTGATAAACCTTGGCGCTGATCCGTACGTTTTCTTAGGCGCACTGCACAATAAATTGGAACATGGGAATTACAGAAAGGGCTCTGAAAAAACAAAAATTGCGGTCTATGAACTCGATGAGAGTCAGCCAGGTTTTGAACAGTTCCGCCCGGAGTATCTTATAATCACAAACATACGTGAGGACCACTTAGAAAATTATCGAGATCTAGAACACTACTACAGTTCGTTTGAAACGCTTATCAAAAATTCAAAATTCGTCGTTACATTTGCAGACGAGGGCAAATACAAAGGTCATGCAACCTTTGGCATATACTCCGGTGATTTTAAGATGGTGGAGCGAAAACAGGAGGGCTTCAGGCAAGTTGTTACGATAATTACGCCTTGGGGTGAGAAGAAACTTTTCCTGCCTGTTCCCGGATATCACAACGCTCTGAACGCTCTTGCGGTTGTCACATTACTGGCGAGCACAGGTTATAACATTGATGATGTATTAAGTTCGTTCCATGATTTTGCACTTCCCGGTAGAAGGTTTAACGTGAGCTACGAAGATCCGAATAGAAGAATTACGGTCGTCGATGACTATGCTCACACGGCAGAGGAAGTTGAGGTGCTCTTGAAGACGGCTAAAGAGGTATATCCTGACAGAAAGGTTGTTGTGATTTTTCAACCACATCGCTACACACGACTGAAAAGGGAAGCCGACCGGTTCAGTAAGGTCCTGCAACTGGCTGATGAAATATACGTTACTGAAGTCTATGGGGCTTTCGAAAGCAAGAACGGAGCGAGTGCAAGGAAAATAGTGGAAGCTATACCAAGGGCTGTTTTTATTGAGCAATTAGACGAGCTAAAGAAGATGACGTTCGAAGACGGAGCGGTTTACATGTTCGTTGGTGCCGGGGATATTTACAACGTATCGCAAGAGATAATAAAGAATCTAAGCGTTCAATGA
- the gatB gene encoding Asp-tRNA(Asn)/Glu-tRNA(Gln) amidotransferase subunit GatB yields the protein MDKLDRYKPVIGLEIHVQLSTKTKAFCSCSADVFDLEPNTSICPVCTGQPGALPVPSLEMFELGVKLGLALNCKINKYSRFDRKNYFYPDLPKGYQITQFFYPLAEYGFLEVEGKKVRIRRIHLEEDAGKLMHAGDNITEADYSLVDMNRCGVPLAEIVTEPDIESPEQARIFMEKLRSILRYIGVSSGDMEKGAMRCDANISVLDTLTGRQSNKVEVKNMNSFRFVEKALEYEYERIVELMEKGLEVERETRGWNLNTKTTVSMRSKEEAHDYRYFPEPDIPPVLLEDEFIEQIKSTIGELPEQRLRRFVESYGLNAKEAWALVEDKEVGDLYEEAVKKSGEPKEVANWFLTELFRLYSEHEPEKLHVNADTFAQIIGLVKDGTISRNMAKEVFQESVLTGKMPKQIVEEKGLRQVDDASLIEEIAKKVIESHPKEVETFKAGKEGLFGFFVGQVMKELKGKANPKTVNEVLNRLLKG from the coding sequence ATGGATAAACTAGATAGATACAAGCCCGTTATAGGTCTTGAGATACATGTTCAGTTAAGTACCAAGACGAAAGCTTTCTGCAGTTGTAGTGCAGATGTGTTCGATTTGGAACCGAATACTTCGATATGTCCGGTTTGTACAGGTCAACCTGGGGCATTGCCTGTACCGTCTTTAGAGATGTTTGAATTGGGAGTTAAGCTGGGATTGGCTTTGAATTGCAAGATAAACAAATATTCGAGATTCGATAGAAAAAATTACTTCTATCCTGATTTGCCGAAAGGCTATCAGATTACGCAATTTTTCTACCCGCTTGCAGAATACGGATTTTTGGAAGTTGAAGGTAAAAAGGTCCGAATAAGAAGAATACACTTAGAGGAAGATGCAGGAAAGCTTATGCATGCTGGTGATAATATCACCGAAGCTGACTACTCACTCGTAGATATGAACAGGTGTGGTGTTCCGTTGGCTGAGATTGTCACAGAACCCGATATAGAATCGCCTGAGCAGGCAAGAATATTTATGGAAAAGCTTAGAAGTATCTTGAGGTACATCGGTGTCAGCAGTGGCGATATGGAAAAAGGTGCTATGCGCTGTGATGCAAACATCTCTGTATTAGACACCTTAACAGGAAGGCAGAGCAACAAAGTAGAAGTGAAGAACATGAACTCGTTTAGATTCGTTGAAAAGGCGCTTGAGTACGAATACGAACGCATCGTAGAGCTCATGGAAAAGGGTTTGGAAGTGGAGAGAGAAACAAGAGGATGGAATTTGAATACAAAGACAACGGTCAGCATGAGAAGTAAAGAAGAAGCGCACGATTACAGGTACTTTCCAGAACCAGATATACCTCCCGTATTACTTGAGGATGAATTCATCGAGCAAATTAAATCAACGATCGGTGAATTACCTGAACAAAGACTTCGCAGGTTTGTTGAAAGTTACGGGTTGAACGCAAAAGAAGCGTGGGCATTGGTTGAGGATAAAGAGGTTGGTGATTTGTACGAAGAAGCAGTTAAAAAGAGTGGAGAGCCAAAAGAAGTTGCCAACTGGTTTTTAACTGAGCTCTTCAGACTGTACAGTGAGCACGAACCAGAAAAGCTACACGTAAATGCTGATACTTTTGCGCAAATTATCGGCTTGGTGAAAGATGGCACTATTTCAAGAAACATGGCAAAAGAGGTGTTCCAAGAATCCGTTCTCACAGGTAAGATGCCAAAACAGATAGTTGAAGAAAAGGGTTTAAGACAAGTTGACGATGCATCATTGATAGAAGAGATTGCAAAGAAGGTCATCGAAAGCCATCCAAAAGAGGTTGAAACCTTCAAAGCGGGAAAAGAAGGTCTCTTCGGTTTCTTTGTTGGACAAGTTATGAAGGAACTAAAAGGAAAGGCCAATCCTAAAACCGTAAACGAGGTACTGAACAGACTACTGAAAGGATGA
- the gatA gene encoding Asp-tRNA(Asn)/Glu-tRNA(Gln) amidotransferase subunit GatA, which translates to MREKFFNTEEFKKLTLSQAFEFAKDNPDLLVKTSLEVIEKEDKVLNAFISVNKEAPSGVPIGIKDNINVQGIETTCASKILKGYVATYDATVVKKLKSTGFSVVGKTNLDEFAMGASTEYSSFGPTRNPHDIERVAGGSSGGSAAAVAAGEVVAALGSDTGGSIRQPAAFCGVVGFKPSYGLVSRYGLVAFASSLDQIGPITKTVEDSAILMNIIAGKDENDSTTVERQIDFTQFIGKELPRMKIAVAKQSFDEGVEEGVKQKVEEFVRFVENFGHSVELVDIDEIKYSVATYYIIAPSEVSSNLSRFDGVKYGLRISAEGLREMYEKTRGIGFGDEVKRRILIGTFTLSAAYYDAYFEKAQKVRRKIAMKLNNVFEQYDFIVTPTSPIVAFKIGSVSDPLVYYMMDIFTIPANLAGLPAISVPFGKVGHLPVGIQIMGPRFSDAKVLGFADQIERHLKDK; encoded by the coding sequence TTGAGAGAGAAATTTTTCAACACAGAAGAATTTAAGAAACTAACTCTCAGTCAAGCTTTTGAATTTGCAAAAGATAATCCAGACCTACTTGTGAAAACATCTCTGGAGGTTATCGAGAAAGAAGACAAAGTGCTGAATGCATTTATAAGTGTCAACAAAGAAGCTCCGAGTGGTGTTCCTATCGGAATAAAGGATAACATAAACGTTCAGGGGATAGAAACAACCTGTGCATCGAAAATACTGAAGGGCTACGTGGCTACTTACGATGCTACGGTTGTGAAAAAGCTCAAATCTACAGGTTTTTCTGTTGTCGGAAAGACCAATCTCGATGAATTTGCAATGGGAGCAAGTACCGAATATTCTTCGTTTGGACCAACAAGAAATCCGCATGACATAGAAAGAGTTGCTGGGGGAAGTAGTGGCGGTTCGGCTGCAGCTGTCGCTGCTGGCGAAGTAGTGGCAGCCCTTGGTAGTGATACGGGAGGTTCTATTAGACAGCCGGCAGCCTTTTGTGGTGTTGTCGGCTTTAAACCGTCGTACGGCTTAGTTTCACGTTACGGGCTTGTTGCGTTTGCGTCTTCTTTGGACCAGATAGGACCTATCACAAAAACTGTTGAAGATAGCGCTATATTGATGAACATAATCGCTGGGAAAGATGAAAACGATTCTACCACGGTTGAGAGGCAGATAGATTTTACACAATTCATCGGCAAAGAATTGCCGAGGATGAAAATCGCCGTTGCGAAGCAGTCATTTGACGAAGGAGTAGAAGAAGGTGTCAAGCAAAAGGTTGAGGAGTTCGTTAGGTTTGTTGAAAATTTCGGACATTCTGTGGAGCTGGTCGATATAGACGAGATCAAATATTCCGTTGCGACGTATTACATAATCGCACCATCGGAAGTAAGCTCAAATTTATCTAGATTTGATGGGGTGAAATACGGTCTAAGAATATCAGCGGAAGGACTAAGGGAGATGTACGAAAAGACTAGAGGGATAGGCTTTGGGGATGAAGTTAAAAGGAGGATACTCATAGGAACGTTCACATTGAGCGCAGCCTATTACGATGCATATTTTGAAAAGGCCCAGAAGGTGCGAAGGAAAATAGCCATGAAGCTCAACAACGTCTTCGAACAGTACGATTTTATCGTTACTCCAACTTCCCCTATCGTTGCTTTCAAAATAGGTTCTGTAAGTGACCCGCTTGTTTATTATATGATGGACATATTCACAATTCCTGCGAATCTTGCAGGTTTACCTGCCATCAGCGTGCCATTTGGCAAGGTAGGACATCTTCCGGTGGGAATCCAAATAATGGGACCAAGGTTTTCCGATGCCAAGGTCTTAGGTTTCGCTGACCAGATTGAAAGGCATTTGAAGGATAAGTAA